One bacterium genomic region harbors:
- the folB gene encoding dihydroneopterin aldolase, producing the protein MDSIRLRDIIVYGYYGASDPERQIGQRLLLDLDLALDLGEAAASDELADTVSYEEIYVAAQRLAGGRRCRLLEHLAQQLIDGLFQRFPRLVGVGVSLRKMNLPFPNTCREVEVRLYRERSA; encoded by the coding sequence ATGGACAGCATTCGCCTGCGCGACATCATCGTCTACGGCTACTACGGCGCCTCGGACCCCGAACGGCAGATCGGCCAGCGCCTGCTGTTGGACCTCGACCTCGCGCTCGACCTCGGCGAGGCGGCCGCCAGCGACGAGCTCGCCGACACCGTCAGCTACGAGGAGATCTACGTCGCCGCCCAGCGGCTCGCCGGCGGCCGCCGCTGCCGGCTGCTCGAGCATCTGGCGCAGCAGCTGATCGACGGGCTCTTCCAGCGCTTCCCGCGTCTCGTCGGCGTCGGCGTCTCCCTGCGCAAGATGAACCTGCCCTTCCCCAACACCTGCCGCGAGGTCGAGGTGCGACTGTACCGGGAGCGCTCCGCGTGA